A part of Gemmatimonas groenlandica genomic DNA contains:
- a CDS encoding outer membrane protein: protein MKLTRALCGLVAIAMPFAVQAQTSSTTPAPAVGFGILGGATFPVGDYNDVAPAGFHVGGFADFGRRVGPFGIRADVMYHGFGDRNLVTTGSSTTQVTISNKYSMITGTLNAMLGIPLENSPVRPYLTGGVGGYYVRNSPKCAGSGCGSLLNNNEENTTKFGLNGGAGIEFGMGGMAAFVESRFHHVFDGTPKLNCIGDVGCNRASLQIVPVSLGIRFGF, encoded by the coding sequence ATGAAACTGACTCGTGCACTCTGTGGCCTCGTGGCCATCGCGATGCCGTTCGCCGTGCAGGCACAGACCAGCTCGACCACACCGGCGCCGGCCGTTGGATTCGGCATTCTCGGTGGTGCCACCTTCCCCGTCGGTGATTACAACGACGTGGCGCCCGCTGGTTTTCACGTCGGTGGTTTCGCTGACTTCGGTCGTCGCGTTGGCCCGTTCGGTATCCGTGCCGACGTGATGTACCACGGTTTTGGTGATCGCAATCTCGTCACCACCGGCAGCAGCACCACGCAGGTGACCATTTCCAACAAGTACAGCATGATCACCGGCACGCTCAACGCGATGCTCGGCATTCCGCTCGAGAATTCACCGGTTCGTCCGTACCTCACCGGCGGCGTCGGTGGCTACTACGTGCGCAACAGCCCGAAGTGCGCGGGCTCGGGCTGCGGTTCGCTGCTGAACAACAATGAAGAGAACACGACCAAGTTCGGTCTCAACGGCGGCGCCGGCATCGAGTTCGGCATGGGCGGTATGGCGGCGTTCGTGGAATCGCGTTTTCACCACGTCTTTGACGGCACGCCGAAGCTGAATTGCATCGGTGATGTTGGGTGCAATCGTGCCTCGCTGCAGATCGTGCCGGTGAGCTTGGGAATTCGCTTCGGGTTTTAA